Sequence from the Terriglobales bacterium genome:
CTTCGCACCTACTGCGAGATACGCGCGCAGCAGCTTTGGAATACGAGCCCCGTCGCTTTCGGGAGGCTCATCAGGCAGTGCAAACGCGGATGTCGGGGTCGTCCGCAGTTCACACGCTACCTCGTATCGCCGTAGTCGTTCATAGATGCCCCAACCGATGCCTGGGTTCTGTGATGTTACGGACGAGCAGCCAATGAGGTAGCGAGCATCGTTCATTTTCGCGTATAGCGCCACCGCTCGCCATAGGAGTGCCAGCACTTCATAGCTGCGGAACCCTCGAACGATGCAGGCGCGACCAAGTTCCACGATTTTCGGAGCCAGATGCCGGTAAGGCGTGAAATCAAATTCGCGCTCACTGTAATAGCCTAGCGCTCGCGATGCCACAGTCCCAGATTGCATACGGTACGTCCCAACGATCTCTCCGCTCGGCTCATGCTCGATCAGGACGTGA
This genomic interval carries:
- a CDS encoding GNAT family N-acyltransferase, whose amino-acid sequence is MFRSSVALTKRFEVSAGFAPAGELTRSGDFLARLAATQEQRDTIYRLRFNVFNIELNEGLDSAFSSSRDIDEFDHFCDHVLIEHEPSGEIVGTYRMQSGTVASRALGYYSEREFDFTPYRHLAPKIVELGRACIVRGFRSYEVLALLWRAVALYAKMNDARYLIGCSSVTSQNPGIGWGIYERLRRYEVACELRTTPTSAFALPDEPPESDGARIPKLLRAYLAVGAKICGPPALDREFKTIDFLTLLDMESMSATARAHFFR